In a genomic window of Mycolicibacillus parakoreensis:
- a CDS encoding alpha/beta fold hydrolase, translating to MTTRAPIHLGSGEPVVLLHPFMLSQAVWADVAVQLADTGRYEVFAPTLAGHNGGPRGDSWLLSASILADHVERQMDELGWRTAHLVGNSLGGWLAYELAGRGRARTVTGIAPAGGWTRWTPCKFEVIAKFLAGLPLWLAVLAVGDRILRLPWSRQIAALPLAGSADRLTEAHLHSAVDDLSHCPAYYRLLLKTLLEPGLTDLTALTVPAHLVNCTKDRVVPAPRFTRLFTTGVAALQVSTLEGMGHIPMLEAPGAVTETITGFLDRHVPPMQAETPAG from the coding sequence GTGACGACACGCGCCCCCATTCATCTGGGTTCCGGCGAGCCCGTTGTGCTGTTGCACCCGTTCATGCTCTCCCAAGCGGTCTGGGCCGACGTCGCCGTGCAGTTGGCCGACACCGGCCGCTACGAGGTGTTCGCCCCCACCCTGGCGGGCCACAACGGCGGGCCCCGCGGCGATTCCTGGCTGCTCAGCGCCTCGATCCTGGCCGATCACGTCGAACGGCAGATGGATGAGCTGGGCTGGCGCACCGCCCACCTGGTCGGTAACTCCCTGGGGGGCTGGCTGGCCTATGAGCTGGCCGGACGCGGGCGCGCGCGCACCGTGACCGGGATCGCCCCGGCCGGCGGTTGGACGCGCTGGACCCCGTGCAAATTCGAGGTGATCGCCAAATTCCTCGCCGGGCTGCCGCTGTGGCTGGCCGTGCTGGCGGTCGGTGACCGGATCCTGCGGCTGCCGTGGAGCCGTCAGATCGCGGCGCTGCCGTTGGCCGGGTCGGCCGACCGGCTCACCGAGGCGCACCTGCACAGCGCCGTCGACGACCTGTCCCACTGCCCCGCCTACTACCGGTTGCTGCTCAAAACGCTGCTCGAGCCGGGACTGACCGACCTCACCGCCCTGACCGTCCCGGCCCATTTGGTCAACTGCACCAAGGACCGGGTGGTGCCCGCCCCCCGGTTCACCCGCCTGTTCACCACCGGGGTCGCCGCACTGCAGGTGAGCACGCTGGAGGGGATGGGCCACATCCCGATGCTCGAGGCGCCCGGGGCGGTCACCGAGACCATCACCGGGTTCCTCGACCGGCACGTGCCGCCGATGCAGGCCGAGACCCCCGCCGGCTGA
- a CDS encoding NADP-dependent isocitrate dehydrogenase, translating to MATPARIPVRGTVVDLDGDEMTRVLWQWIKDMLILPHLDIDLDYYDLGIENRDATDDQVTVDAAHAIQKHGVGVKCATITPDEARVDEFGLKHMWRSPNGTIRNILGGTIFRAPIVIDNIPRLVPGWSKPIVIARHAFGDQYRATDAKIDRPGTVTLTFTPDDGSEPIVHEVVRMPDDGGVIMGMYNFRNSIRDFARAVFRYALDVDYPVYLSTKNTILKAYDGMFKDEFAAIFADEFKADFDAAGLSYEHRLIDDMVAQSLKWEGGYVWAAKNYDGDVQSDIVAQGYGSLGLMTSVLMTADGKTVESEAAHGTVTRHFRQYRAGKPTSTNPIASIFAWTRGLEHRGKLDDTPQVTEFAATLEQAVVGTVEGGQMTKDLALLIGDDQPWQTSEEFLTAVAERLARARAAG from the coding sequence ATGGCTACCCCGGCCAGGATCCCGGTGCGCGGCACCGTCGTCGACCTCGACGGTGACGAGATGACCCGCGTGCTGTGGCAGTGGATCAAAGACATGCTGATCCTGCCGCACCTGGACATCGACCTGGACTACTACGACCTGGGCATCGAGAACCGCGACGCCACCGACGATCAGGTGACCGTCGACGCCGCCCACGCCATCCAGAAGCACGGCGTCGGCGTCAAATGCGCCACGATCACTCCTGATGAGGCGCGGGTGGACGAGTTCGGCCTCAAACACATGTGGCGTTCACCCAACGGAACGATCCGGAACATTCTGGGTGGCACGATCTTCCGTGCGCCGATCGTGATCGACAACATTCCGCGGCTGGTGCCCGGCTGGAGCAAGCCGATCGTGATCGCCCGCCACGCGTTCGGCGATCAGTACCGCGCCACCGATGCGAAGATCGACCGGCCCGGCACGGTGACGTTGACGTTCACCCCCGACGACGGATCCGAACCGATCGTGCACGAGGTGGTGCGCATGCCCGACGACGGCGGGGTGATCATGGGCATGTACAACTTTCGGAACTCGATCCGCGACTTCGCCCGCGCGGTGTTCCGCTATGCCCTCGACGTCGACTACCCGGTCTACCTGTCGACGAAGAACACCATCCTCAAGGCCTACGACGGCATGTTCAAAGACGAGTTCGCCGCCATCTTCGCCGACGAGTTCAAGGCCGACTTCGACGCCGCCGGGCTCAGCTACGAGCACCGCCTGATCGACGACATGGTCGCCCAGTCGCTCAAATGGGAGGGCGGCTACGTGTGGGCGGCCAAAAACTACGACGGGGATGTGCAATCCGACATCGTCGCGCAGGGCTACGGTTCGCTGGGGTTGATGACCTCGGTGCTGATGACCGCCGACGGCAAGACGGTGGAGTCCGAAGCCGCGCACGGCACCGTGACCCGACATTTCCGCCAGTACCGGGCGGGCAAACCGACCTCCACCAACCCGATCGCCTCGATCTTCGCCTGGACCCGGGGGCTGGAGCATCGCGGCAAACTCGACGACACCCCGCAGGTGACCGAATTCGCCGCCACCCTCGAGCAGGCCGTCGTCGGCACCGTCGAGGGCGGTCAGATGACCAAGGACCTGGCGCTTCTGATCGGCGACGACCAGCCGTGGCAGACCAGCGAGGAGTTCCTCACCGCGGTCGCCGAGCGCCTCGCGCGGGCACGCGCCGCGGGCTGA
- a CDS encoding PPE family protein: MTAPAWFALPPEVHSTALSAGPGPGPLLASSAAWSALSVEYAEIAQELTAVVTAVETGVWQGPSAASYAGAHGPYLAWLAQQSAASQAMAAEQQTAATAYTSALAAMPTMPELVANHVTHAALTATNFFGINTIPIALNEADYARMWVQAATVMATYETAAGAAVGSSPPAQPAPTVMKADTTAADTASEPAPAAASEPPDWFTRLQEFLYGLLGEQPGMPEQNVPLYDAIMGFFDQIGLGDVADPFADFFEALMGPLQLLGLPLHGEWLWATGNPFSYLNPGFFAYILSVPLDPGSYIAFTAKVIIDDLLLILYTAVTNPAALVYVAPLAMVEIVGSTFGNTVQALNYLITQTALLPALAPALASPLLAPPAVLGGLGLGALAKLTPAVAAPPPPPPPPAPVMPAVPTMPPPTPAPSPSPAPAPSPAPAPAPAPAAAPPPGPPPTPAGPPLYSYMVANMGMEAQASAAARARRRKPRPDETAAAVATEAEETTRQRHRRRRRDKADMLGRGHEYMTLDQELDGPPAVGASETGAGPLGFAGTAAQTGAARAGGLTAVADDEAGDELGAAPTPMMPSTWESPPQ; the protein is encoded by the coding sequence ATGACCGCCCCGGCCTGGTTCGCCCTCCCCCCCGAGGTGCACTCCACGGCCCTGTCGGCGGGCCCGGGCCCGGGCCCGCTGCTGGCGTCGTCGGCCGCCTGGTCGGCGCTGAGCGTGGAGTACGCCGAGATCGCCCAGGAGCTGACCGCGGTGGTCACCGCCGTGGAGACCGGCGTGTGGCAGGGGCCCAGCGCGGCGTCCTACGCCGGTGCGCACGGCCCGTACCTGGCCTGGCTGGCCCAGCAGAGCGCGGCCAGCCAGGCGATGGCCGCCGAGCAGCAGACCGCGGCGACGGCCTACACCAGCGCGTTGGCCGCGATGCCGACGATGCCGGAACTGGTCGCCAACCACGTCACCCACGCCGCGTTGACGGCCACCAACTTCTTCGGGATCAACACCATCCCGATCGCGCTGAACGAGGCCGACTACGCGCGGATGTGGGTGCAGGCCGCCACGGTGATGGCCACCTACGAGACCGCCGCGGGTGCGGCGGTGGGGTCCTCCCCGCCGGCGCAGCCGGCCCCGACGGTGATGAAGGCCGACACGACCGCGGCCGACACCGCCTCCGAACCGGCGCCGGCCGCCGCCAGCGAGCCGCCCGACTGGTTCACCCGGCTGCAGGAGTTTCTCTACGGCTTGCTCGGTGAGCAGCCCGGGATGCCGGAACAGAACGTGCCGCTCTACGACGCCATCATGGGGTTCTTCGACCAGATCGGACTGGGCGACGTCGCCGATCCGTTCGCGGATTTCTTCGAGGCGCTGATGGGGCCGCTGCAATTGCTGGGGTTGCCGCTGCACGGTGAATGGCTCTGGGCGACCGGCAATCCGTTCAGCTACCTCAACCCCGGGTTCTTCGCCTACATCCTGTCGGTGCCGCTGGATCCGGGATCGTATATCGCCTTCACCGCCAAGGTGATCATCGACGATCTGCTGCTGATCCTCTACACGGCGGTGACCAATCCTGCCGCGTTGGTCTACGTGGCACCGCTGGCCATGGTCGAGATCGTCGGATCCACGTTCGGCAACACCGTGCAGGCGCTGAACTATCTCATCACCCAGACCGCTCTGCTGCCCGCGCTGGCGCCGGCGCTGGCCAGTCCGCTGCTGGCTCCGCCGGCGGTGCTCGGCGGGCTCGGGTTGGGCGCGCTGGCCAAGCTCACCCCGGCGGTCGCGGCCCCGCCGCCCCCACCGCCACCGCCGGCGCCGGTGATGCCCGCGGTGCCGACCATGCCGCCGCCGACACCGGCTCCGTCGCCGTCACCGGCGCCCGCCCCGTCGCCGGCCCCCGCCCCGGCCCCGGCGCCGGCCGCTGCACCGCCCCCGGGTCCGCCCCCGACGCCGGCCGGCCCGCCGCTGTACTCCTACATGGTGGCCAACATGGGGATGGAGGCCCAGGCCAGCGCGGCCGCACGGGCCCGCCGGCGCAAACCCCGACCCGACGAGACCGCGGCTGCGGTGGCCACCGAGGCCGAGGAGACGACACGGCAGCGCCATCGCCGCCGGCGCCGCGACAAAGCCGACATGCTCGGGCGCGGCCACGAGTACATGACGCTGGATCAAGAACTCGACGGCCCACCGGCGGTGGGCGCCTCCGAGACGGGCGCGGGCCCGCTGGGGTTCGCCGGCACCGCCGCGCAGACCGGCGCCGCCCGCGCCGGCGGGCTCACCGCCGTCGCCGACGACGAGGCGGGTGACGAACTCGGCGCCGCCCCGACGCCGATGATGCCGAGCACCTGGGAGAGCCCGCCGCAGTAG
- a CDS encoding DMT family transporter: MAWLILVFSGALEAVWATALGRSEGFSRPVPTLVFAVTAVLSVVGLAFAMRELPTGTSYAIWVGIGASLTVAYAMLSGAEAASVAKVLLIGGVIGCVIGLRLVA, translated from the coding sequence ATGGCCTGGCTGATCCTGGTGTTCTCCGGGGCGTTGGAAGCGGTCTGGGCGACCGCGTTGGGCCGCTCCGAGGGGTTCTCGCGCCCGGTGCCGACGCTGGTCTTCGCAGTCACCGCGGTGCTGTCGGTGGTCGGGTTGGCGTTCGCGATGCGTGAGCTGCCCACCGGCACCAGCTACGCGATCTGGGTGGGCATCGGCGCGTCGCTGACGGTGGCCTACGCGATGCTCAGCGGCGCCGAGGCGGCGTCGGTGGCGAAGGTGCTGCTCATCGGCGGAGTCATCGGCTGTGTGATCGGGTTGCGCCTGGTCGCCTGA
- the yhjD gene encoding inner membrane protein YhjD, whose amino-acid sequence MSATSTTPGFVDRLRARYGWFDRVMRTQERYTECQGNFYAAGLTYYTIFALFPLLMVGFAVGGFVLASRPDLLGEIEDRIRGSVSGSVGQQLIDLIDSAIQSRTSIGVIGLVVAVWAGLSWIDKLRSALSQMWLQRIELAPFVKRKFADLATLVSAFVLTAITVGLTALGSPSVMAAVLRWLGVPHVSALGPLLWLASLLMSLAVSWLLFTWMIARLPRESVSFVSSLRAGLLAAVGFEVFKQFASIYLRSVLNSPAGATFGPVLGVMVFAYVTARLVLFATAWAATSAENMAAAPVGPPGPAVITPREHAEIDLRTSQALVAAAAGALGALGLARLLRRR is encoded by the coding sequence GTGAGTGCGACCAGTACCACCCCCGGCTTCGTCGACCGCCTGCGGGCCCGGTACGGCTGGTTCGACCGGGTGATGCGCACCCAGGAGCGCTACACCGAGTGTCAGGGCAACTTCTACGCCGCGGGGCTGACCTACTACACGATTTTCGCGCTCTTCCCGCTGCTGATGGTGGGCTTCGCCGTCGGCGGGTTCGTGCTGGCCAGCCGGCCCGACCTGCTCGGGGAGATCGAGGACCGGATCCGGGGCTCGGTGTCGGGCTCGGTCGGCCAACAGTTGATCGATCTGATCGACAGTGCGATCCAGTCGCGCACCTCCATCGGGGTGATCGGTCTGGTGGTGGCCGTGTGGGCGGGGCTGAGCTGGATCGACAAGCTGCGCTCGGCGTTGAGCCAGATGTGGCTGCAACGCATCGAACTGGCGCCGTTCGTCAAACGGAAGTTCGCGGACTTGGCGACCCTGGTGTCGGCGTTCGTGTTGACCGCGATCACCGTCGGCCTGACCGCGCTGGGCAGCCCCTCGGTGATGGCGGCGGTGCTGCGCTGGTTGGGGGTACCGCACGTCTCGGCGTTGGGCCCGCTGCTGTGGCTGGCCTCGCTGCTGATGTCGCTGGCGGTGTCGTGGCTGCTGTTCACCTGGATGATTGCGCGCCTGCCCCGGGAGTCGGTGAGTTTCGTCAGCTCACTGCGGGCCGGTCTGCTGGCCGCGGTCGGGTTCGAGGTGTTCAAACAGTTCGCCTCGATCTATCTGCGGTCGGTGCTCAACAGCCCCGCCGGCGCCACCTTCGGCCCGGTGCTCGGCGTGATGGTCTTCGCCTACGTCACCGCGCGGCTGGTGCTGTTCGCCACCGCCTGGGCGGCGACCTCGGCGGAGAACATGGCCGCCGCGCCGGTCGGCCCGCCCGGCCCGGCGGTGATCACCCCCCGCGAGCACGCCGAGATCGACCTGCGCACCTCTCAGGCGCTGGTGGCCGCCGCGGCCGGGGCGCTGGGGGCGCTGGGCCTGGCGCGGCTGCTGCGGCGACGGTGA
- a CDS encoding bifunctional o-acetylhomoserine/o-acetylserine sulfhydrylase, producing MSAETTNDPDPSAHWSFETKQVHAGQVPDPTTNARALPIYQTTSYLFDDTDHAAALFGLEVPGNIYTRMMNPTSDVVEKRIAALEGGVAALLLSAGQAASSFAILNLAGAGDHIVSSPRLYGGTHNLFHYTLKKVGIEFTFVDDPDDLESWRQAVRPNTKALFAETISNPKIDVLDVPGVAEVAHSNRVPLIVDNTVPTPYLLQPIAHGADIVVHSATKYLGGHGTAIAGVLVDGGTFDWTQGRHPGFTTPDPSYNGVVYADLGAPAFALKARVQLLRDYGSTPSPFNAFLIAQGLETLSLRVERHVANAQRVAEFLAGRDDVLGVNYAGLPSSPWHRLGKKLAPRGTGAVLSFELAGGVAAGKAFVNALQLHSHVANIGDVRSLVIHPASTTHSQLTPEARLASGVSPGLVRLAVGIEGIDDILADLERGFAAAAAVADGDPAAAR from the coding sequence ATGAGTGCCGAGACCACCAACGATCCGGACCCCAGCGCGCACTGGTCGTTTGAGACCAAGCAAGTTCACGCCGGTCAGGTTCCCGACCCGACGACCAACGCGCGGGCCCTGCCGATCTACCAGACCACCTCCTACCTCTTCGACGACACCGATCACGCCGCCGCGCTGTTCGGCCTGGAGGTGCCGGGCAACATCTACACCCGGATGATGAACCCGACCAGCGATGTCGTGGAGAAGCGGATCGCGGCGCTGGAAGGCGGCGTGGCCGCGCTGCTGCTGTCGGCGGGTCAGGCGGCCAGTTCGTTCGCGATTTTGAACCTGGCCGGCGCCGGGGACCACATCGTGTCCAGCCCGCGGCTCTACGGCGGCACCCACAACCTGTTCCACTACACGTTGAAAAAGGTGGGTATCGAGTTCACCTTCGTCGACGACCCCGACGACCTGGAGTCCTGGCGCCAGGCGGTCCGCCCCAACACCAAGGCGCTGTTCGCCGAGACGATCTCCAACCCGAAGATCGATGTGCTCGACGTGCCGGGGGTGGCCGAGGTCGCCCACAGCAACCGGGTGCCGTTGATCGTCGACAACACCGTCCCCACCCCCTATCTGCTCCAGCCGATCGCCCACGGCGCCGACATCGTGGTGCACTCGGCGACGAAGTACCTCGGCGGGCACGGCACCGCGATCGCCGGGGTGCTCGTCGACGGCGGCACCTTCGACTGGACCCAGGGCCGCCACCCCGGGTTCACCACCCCCGACCCGAGCTACAACGGGGTGGTCTACGCCGACCTCGGCGCCCCGGCGTTCGCCCTCAAGGCCCGGGTGCAGCTGCTGCGCGACTACGGCTCGACGCCGTCGCCGTTCAACGCGTTCCTGATCGCCCAGGGCCTGGAGACGTTGAGCCTGCGGGTGGAACGCCACGTCGCCAACGCACAGCGGGTCGCGGAGTTCCTCGCCGGACGCGACGACGTGCTCGGCGTCAACTACGCGGGGCTGCCCAGCTCGCCGTGGCACCGGTTGGGCAAGAAGCTGGCCCCCCGCGGCACCGGCGCGGTGTTGTCGTTCGAGCTGGCCGGCGGGGTGGCCGCCGGCAAGGCGTTCGTCAACGCGCTGCAGTTGCACAGCCACGTCGCCAACATCGGTGACGTCCGCTCGCTGGTGATCCACCCGGCCTCGACCACCCATTCCCAGCTCACCCCGGAGGCGCGGCTGGCCAGCGGGGTCAGCCCCGGGCTGGTGCGTCTGGCGGTCGGCATCGAAGGCATCGACGACATCCTGGCCGACCTGGAACGCGGGTTCGCCGCCGCGGCCGCGGTCGCCGACGGCGACCCCGCGGCGGCCCGTTGA
- a CDS encoding DUF7676 family protein, producing MTQSSVAEPEIVVGEDGGREQLWALPTDQDNLLKLLHLCFDEYWDEIWFGIIMQGAAWEVAAPNAPTKISVLDGYATVDFGRWHFHLCIGRHLGATRELRAVRQCARAELYRRYGRDGDPNSWGVRLYNGRDEQMMTILLPNPFLTNDQQLREEPAWGQLELWDRLRAEFLDLAPDPLDRTGARITCG from the coding sequence ATGACCCAGAGCAGTGTCGCCGAACCCGAGATCGTAGTCGGCGAAGACGGTGGTCGCGAACAACTTTGGGCGCTGCCGACCGATCAGGACAACCTGTTGAAGCTGCTGCACCTCTGCTTCGACGAGTACTGGGACGAGATCTGGTTCGGGATCATCATGCAAGGCGCGGCGTGGGAGGTGGCCGCCCCCAACGCGCCGACGAAGATCTCGGTGCTCGACGGCTACGCCACCGTCGACTTCGGTCGCTGGCATTTCCACCTGTGCATCGGCAGACACCTCGGCGCGACCCGCGAGCTGCGCGCGGTGCGCCAGTGCGCGCGCGCCGAGCTGTACCGGCGCTACGGTCGCGACGGCGATCCCAATTCGTGGGGGGTGCGGCTCTACAACGGCCGCGATGAGCAGATGATGACGATCCTGCTGCCGAACCCGTTCCTCACCAACGATCAGCAGCTGCGCGAGGAGCCGGCGTGGGGCCAGCTGGAGCTGTGGGACCGGCTGCGCGCGGAGTTCCTCGATCTGGCCCCGGACCCGCTGGACCGCACCGGGGCGCGCATCACCTGCGGCTGA
- the trpS gene encoding tryptophan--tRNA ligase — protein sequence MTSATTAPAASRPRVFSGVQPTSDSLHLGNALGAITQWAGLQDDHAAFFCVVDLHAITVPQDPATLRRRTLVTAAQYLALGIDPARSTVFVQSHVPAHAELAWVLGCFTGFGQASRMTQFKDKSARQGAEATTVGLFTYPVLQAADVLAYDAELVPVGEDQRQHLELARDVAQRVNARFPDTLVVPDLLIPEATAKIYDLADPTAKMSKSAATEAGLIALLDDPATTAKKIRSAVTDSERDIRFDPEAKAGVSNLLTIQSAVTGQDIDTLVDGYAGRGYGDLKKDTAEAVVEFLTPIKDRVDELLADRAELEAVLASGAARAAEVATATVARVYDRLGFLAP from the coding sequence ATGACCAGCGCGACCACCGCACCCGCCGCGAGTCGGCCCCGGGTTTTCTCCGGTGTGCAGCCCACCTCGGATTCGCTGCACCTGGGTAACGCGCTGGGCGCGATCACCCAGTGGGCGGGCCTGCAGGACGACCACGCGGCGTTCTTCTGCGTCGTCGACCTGCACGCCATCACGGTGCCGCAGGACCCGGCCACGCTGCGGCGGCGCACCCTGGTCACCGCCGCGCAGTATCTGGCGCTGGGCATCGACCCGGCGCGCAGCACCGTGTTCGTGCAAAGCCACGTGCCCGCCCACGCCGAACTGGCCTGGGTGCTGGGCTGTTTCACCGGGTTCGGCCAGGCCTCGCGGATGACCCAGTTCAAAGACAAGTCGGCGCGGCAGGGCGCGGAGGCGACCACCGTGGGGCTGTTCACCTACCCGGTGCTGCAGGCCGCCGACGTGCTCGCCTACGACGCCGAACTGGTTCCGGTCGGCGAGGACCAACGGCAGCACCTGGAGTTGGCGCGCGATGTGGCACAACGGGTCAACGCGCGTTTCCCCGACACCCTGGTGGTGCCCGACCTGCTCATCCCCGAGGCCACCGCCAAGATCTACGACCTGGCCGACCCGACGGCGAAGATGAGCAAATCGGCGGCGACCGAAGCCGGGCTTATCGCCCTGCTCGACGATCCGGCCACGACCGCCAAGAAGATCCGCTCGGCGGTCACCGACTCCGAGCGCGACATCCGGTTCGACCCCGAGGCCAAGGCCGGGGTGTCGAACCTGCTGACCATCCAGTCCGCGGTCACCGGGCAGGACATCGACACCCTCGTCGACGGCTATGCCGGGCGCGGTTACGGCGACCTGAAGAAGGACACCGCCGAGGCGGTCGTGGAGTTCCTCACGCCCATCAAGGACCGCGTCGACGAGCTGCTCGCCGACCGCGCCGAGTTGGAGGCGGTGCTCGCCTCCGGGGCGGCCCGCGCCGCGGAGGTGGCCACCGCCACCGTGGCCCGGGTCTACGATCGATTGGGTTTCCTGGCGCCGTGA
- a CDS encoding NADP-dependent isocitrate dehydrogenase: MCADQPTIIYTLTDEAPMLATHGFLPVVRAFTAPAGINVATSDISVAARVLAEFPDYLTEEQRVTDNLGELGRLTQLPETNIIKLPNISASVPQLLAAIKELQAKGFKVPDYPESPKTDQERALQKRYAKCLGSAVNPVLRQGNSDRRAPKAVKEYARKHPHSMGEWSMASRTHVAHMRHGDFYDSEKSMTLDRDRDVKMELLTRSGNTVVLKPKVSLLDGDVIDSMFMSAKALREFYEEQMEDARKTGVMFSLHVKATMMKVSHPIVFGHAIKVFYKDAFAKHHELFDELGVNVNNGMADLYDKIETLPQSQRDEVIEDLHACHEHRPELAMVDSAQGITNFHSPSDVIVDASMPAMIRAGGKMYGADGRQKDTKAVNPESTFARIYQEIINFCKTNGAFDPATMGTVPNVGLMAQQAEEYGSHDKTFEVPEDGVANIVDLATGEVLLTQDVEAGDIWRMCIVHDAPIRDWVKLAVNRARVSGMPVLFWLDPYRPHENELIAKVKTYLQDHDTEGLDIQIMSQVRSMRYTLERLIRGLDTIAATGNILRDYLTDLFPILELGTSAKMLSIVPLMAGGGLYETGAGGSAPKHVKQLVEENHLRWDSLGEYLALGASLDDMGVKTGGEHAKVLGKTLDSAIGKLLENDKSPSRKTGELDNRGSQYYLALYWAQELAVQSEDKEMQKHFAALADSLAKNEDAIISELNEVQGNPVDIGGYYLPDDELTTAVMRPSATFNDVLNPQS, translated from the coding sequence ATGTGCGCCGACCAGCCGACCATCATCTACACCCTCACCGATGAGGCGCCCATGCTGGCGACCCACGGCTTCCTGCCGGTGGTGCGGGCGTTCACCGCGCCGGCCGGCATCAACGTGGCGACCAGCGACATCTCGGTGGCGGCACGGGTGCTGGCGGAGTTCCCCGACTATCTCACCGAGGAGCAGCGGGTTACCGACAACCTCGGTGAACTGGGCCGGCTGACCCAGCTGCCCGAGACCAACATCATCAAGCTGCCCAACATCAGCGCGTCGGTGCCGCAGCTGCTGGCCGCCATCAAGGAGCTGCAGGCCAAGGGCTTCAAGGTCCCCGACTACCCGGAGAGCCCCAAAACCGATCAGGAGCGGGCGCTGCAGAAGCGCTACGCCAAATGCCTGGGCAGTGCGGTCAACCCGGTGCTGCGGCAGGGAAACTCCGATCGGCGCGCCCCCAAGGCGGTCAAGGAGTACGCCCGCAAGCACCCGCACAGCATGGGCGAGTGGTCGATGGCGTCACGCACCCACGTCGCGCACATGCGCCACGGCGACTTCTACGACAGCGAGAAGTCGATGACGCTGGATCGGGACCGCGACGTCAAGATGGAGCTGCTGACCCGCAGCGGCAACACGGTGGTGCTCAAGCCCAAGGTGTCGCTGCTCGACGGCGACGTCATCGACTCGATGTTCATGAGCGCCAAGGCGTTGCGTGAGTTCTACGAGGAACAGATGGAGGATGCGCGCAAGACCGGCGTGATGTTCTCGCTGCACGTCAAGGCGACGATGATGAAGGTCTCCCACCCGATCGTGTTCGGCCACGCGATCAAGGTCTTCTACAAGGACGCGTTCGCCAAACACCACGAGCTCTTCGACGAGCTCGGGGTCAACGTCAACAACGGCATGGCCGACCTCTACGACAAGATCGAGACGCTGCCGCAGTCGCAGCGCGACGAGGTGATCGAGGACCTGCACGCCTGCCATGAGCACCGGCCCGAGTTGGCGATGGTGGATTCCGCCCAGGGCATCACCAACTTCCACTCGCCCAGCGACGTGATCGTCGACGCGTCGATGCCGGCGATGATCCGCGCCGGCGGCAAGATGTACGGCGCCGACGGGCGCCAGAAGGACACCAAGGCGGTCAACCCCGAGTCCACGTTCGCCCGGATCTACCAGGAGATCATCAACTTCTGTAAGACCAACGGCGCCTTCGATCCGGCGACGATGGGCACGGTGCCCAACGTGGGGCTGATGGCCCAGCAGGCCGAGGAGTACGGCTCGCACGACAAGACCTTCGAGGTGCCCGAGGACGGGGTGGCCAACATCGTCGATTTGGCCACCGGGGAGGTGCTGTTGACCCAGGACGTCGAGGCCGGTGACATCTGGCGGATGTGCATCGTGCACGACGCCCCGATCCGCGACTGGGTGAAGTTGGCGGTCAACCGCGCCCGGGTGTCGGGGATGCCGGTGCTGTTCTGGCTCGACCCGTACCGGCCGCACGAGAACGAGCTGATCGCCAAGGTCAAGACCTACCTGCAAGACCACGACACCGAGGGCCTGGACATCCAGATCATGTCCCAGGTGCGTTCGATGCGCTACACCCTGGAGCGGCTCATCCGCGGGCTCGACACCATCGCGGCGACCGGAAACATCCTGCGCGACTACCTCACCGACCTCTTCCCGATCCTGGAGTTGGGGACCAGCGCCAAGATGCTGTCGATCGTGCCGCTGATGGCCGGCGGTGGGCTGTATGAGACCGGCGCGGGCGGCTCGGCGCCCAAGCACGTCAAGCAGCTCGTGGAGGAGAACCACCTGCGGTGGGACTCCCTCGGGGAGTACTTGGCGCTGGGCGCCAGCCTGGATGACATGGGTGTCAAAACCGGCGGCGAGCACGCCAAGGTTCTTGGTAAGACCCTGGATTCGGCGATCGGCAAGCTGTTGGAGAACGACAAGAGCCCGTCGCGCAAGACCGGCGAACTCGACAACCGCGGCAGCCAGTACTACCTCGCCCTGTACTGGGCCCAGGAGCTGGCCGTCCAGAGCGAGGACAAGGAGATGCAGAAACACTTCGCCGCGCTCGCCGATTCCCTGGCCAAAAACGAGGACGCCATCATCAGCGAACTCAACGAGGTGCAGGGCAACCCCGTCGATATCGGCGGCTACTACCTGCCCGACGACGAATTGACCACCGCGGTGATGCGGCCGAGCGCGACGTTCAACGACGTGCTGAACCCGCAGAGCTGA